DNA from Streptococcus parasuis:
AAATCCAAACGAATATGAACCTTGGCAAAAAGCATTGATGTGTGCAGTGGGGCAAAAGTGTGATTGGACAGATAAGTCGTATTTAGAACCATTGTTGAAGTACATTGAAGAATTATAGTTTTGGAGGTCTATACGAAAAAGTATGTGTTTGCATTTTTGATTTGGGTTATGATTATACCGATTGAAATATTAAATGGGGGATTTCGAGAATACGTACTCGTTAATCTTGGTGTGTTAGCACGCCCGCTAAGTGGAATTATTTTAAGTGTATGCATTTTTATTGTTGCCTATCTGCTAGTACCTAAAATAAAGAACTGTGTGAAAAGAGATTATATTATATTCGGCATAATGTGGTTTATACTGACAAATTTATTTGATTTATCATCATACATCAAAGCTGGAGATGGATTTGCAGGTTTATTACAATCATATAATATTTTTACAGGAAATCTATGGTTGTTGGTAGTATTATCAGCATTATTTTCACCTATTATTGTGATGAAAATAAAAGAAAAGAAATAAGGTGAAAATTTCAGTTTTATTGATATATTCCCGCAAACGGCACGAACAAGAAAAAGACTGTGGACTTGTTCCCTTAAACGGGAAAATAGCAAAGACATTCTGCATACCCAGACGAGCCATATAGAAGTAGTCGGTTTGTTAGAAAAACGCATTTAGGTTGTCCAGCTTGCTTACCTGTTTTCCGGCAAGCTGCTTCAAAGGTCCACTGGACCTTTGAACTCCCAAATACGCATCACGTCGAGTGTGTTGCTCTGCTCGTAAAAGCCTAGAAACCTTGGAACGAAAGGGATACTGAAAAGCCTTGATTGCAAGGCTTTTTGCTTTATGGTGGGGAAGTATCAGAGTAAGGAAATTTTTGGAATGAGTAGAAGTGATAGCTAGAAATTATACTCATTTAATTTTTTGAAATAATTTACGATATTGTTTTGGAGTTTGATTCATCTGTTTTCTAAATTGCTTGATATAGTATGAATCACTTTCATATCCGCAATCTAGTGCAATTTCAATCATATATTTATTTGTTTGCTCTAATAAATATATGGATTTGTGTATTCTATATTGGTTTAAATACTGAAAGATAGTTTGACCTGTTCTTTCCTTGAAATACTTGCATAATGTGGCACAGATTAGTAATGGAATATCTAATCCTGTCGTTGCCGGAATTATATACTGGCTGATAAGATTATTGATTTGCGGTGGCTGTCTGGTGGGTGCAGAAATACTTTTAGCATTCATCGGGATAAAGATTGCCGGGCTATATAAGAAATACTGCTGGGATATGATTACAATACTGGTAACACTTATAAGCATGGCAATAGCAATCTATTTTGGAGATTGGATAAAGACAGTATTGCCGATCAATCTGCTATTTTTCTTATTATTCGTGCAACTGGTATCTGTTGGAATCAGGTGGTATGTAAAAGGCTGGCGGGAAACAAGGGGATATTATTAAAAATCCGATTGCAAACAAACAATTATATATATGTGCTTAATCACACCTCTTTGTATTTTAATAAAATCCTACAAAAGCTTTGAAAACAAAGGATTCATTGTAATGTGTTCGCTTTATCCCTTTATATGATTTCACACTATATTCCCCTTGCCCTGACTGCTCATAATGGCAAAAGCAAGGGCTGGAAAATCGCATAACGCAATACAACAAAGTGTAGCAATTGTGATATTATGAACGAAGAAATCATCTTTGCAAAGAAGTCAATAAGGCTGAATGAATTAATCTCTGCCCCTTATTGACTTTCAGGTGGGCTTCAATTATAATTAAATCAACCGATTTAAAACAAGCGATTTAGTAAAAGGAGAGATAAAGAGTATGCCACCAAAAGCAAAATTTACAAAAGCAGAAATTATTGAAGCTGCATTAAATATTGTTAGGGCAGACGGATATGAGGCTTTGACTTCAAGAGCGTTAGGAACATACCTCGGTAGTTCGGCAAGACCCATTTTTACTGTATTTAAAAATATGGAGGAGGTTCAGCAGGATATGATTAAATCTGCTAAAGCTCTGTATAAAGAATATGTCAATAAAGGACTAACAGCAGAGCCCCCGTTTAAAGGGGTGGGTACACAATATATTCTCTTCGCTGTTAATGAGCCTAAGCTTTTTCAACTCCTCTTTATGACGGAGCAAAAACAAATTCCTGACTTATCAGGTGTACTTCCGCTGATAGATGAAAGTTATGAGCAAATTCTATTGTCAATTCAAGATGATTACAAAATTTGCAAGGCATCTGGGAAAAAACTGTATCATCATCTTTGGATATATACACACGGAATTGCAACGCTTTGTGCCACAAAAATGTGCCGATTTACAGACGAAGAAATCAGTACAATGATTACTGAGGTATGTATGAGTATTTTGAAAAAGCTGAAGGAAGGAGAAAATAATGATTAAAGCGAGAAATATAATAAAATCCTACCGAAACGGAGAAAGCCGATTCCAAGTATTAAAGGACATCAGTCTTGATATTAAGGATAATGATTTTGTGGTTATTCTCGGCGCATCTGGTTCTGGCAAGTCAACCTTTTTGAATGTAATTTCAGGTCTTGAACACCCTGACAGCGGTAAAGTGTTTTATGACGGAAAGGATATTACAGCACTTTCTGATAATGAATTAACTTCATTTCGTAAGGAAAATGTCGGATTTATTTTTCAGCAGTATTATTTGCTACCTAATTTGAGCGTTGATAAAAATGTAAAAATGGGTGCTGATTTAGCAAATAATAAAGATTATAAAAATGTCATTAGGGCGGTTGGACTCGGAGAAAAACTACATAAATATCCCAGCGAACTTTCGGGTGGCGAACAGCAAAGAGTATCTATTGCAAGAGCTTTGGCAAAAAAACCAAGAGTATTATTTCTTGACGAACCGACAGGAGCATTAGACGAACAAACAGGACGACAGGTTCTTGATTATATATGTAAACTTCAAAAGGATTATGATTTTACAATAGTAATGGTAACACACAATTTAAATATTGCGGAAATGGCAAACACAGTTATAAAAATGAATAGCGGAAAAATATCTGAAATTTACACAAATGAAGCACAAAAGACCGCTTATGAGATAGGGTGGTGATGGTATGCTTGTTGGAATAAAAAATGTTTCAAAACTCATCGGTATTTCCATTATAGCCAGTTGTGCTGTCCTTGTTTGTACAATGTTTCTGAACTTTTATTTTGATGTTCGATTAATTGAGAGTGAAATCACATCTGAATTATCAATGTTTTTTTATAATGCTCAGGTTTCTATGGCAAAAGTCGTTTGCCTTGTAAGTGGCGGATGCTTGCTTTTAACTGAGATTGTTATGTTGTTGTTTTATATTAAGCATTATATTGACATGCATAAGAAGGAACTTGGGATATTAAAGGCATTGGGATATTCAAATATCAAAATTGCAAAAAGCTTTTGGGTATTCGGAATTAGTATATTTATTGGGACTGTAATCGGATATGCAGGAGCATTTCTTATAATGCCGTGGTTTTATGCTCTACAAAATGAAGATAAAATGCTTCCTGAGATAACTATCAATTTTCATCCAAGCATTTTATTTTATTTTGTGGTATTGCCGACTGTTTGTTTTTCGGCACTTTCAGTTTATTATGCCTGGTACAAATTCAAAAAACCTGTGTTGCTGCTTTTGAAAGATAATACGCAAACTGCTTCTAAAACACAAAATCATAGAATCGAAAAAAGCAGTGAATTGTCGTTTGTAGAGTATTTGAAAAGGAATACCTTGAAATCTAAAAAGGCACTTGTATTCTTCATTATTTTTGCTTCATTTTGCTTTTCAGCTATGACACAAATGTCGTTTAGTATGAAAGATTTATCAAGTGAAATGATGGGTGTGATGATGTTGGTCATCGGACTTGTATTAGCGTTTACAACTCTGTTTCTTGCTATAACTACAGTAATAAACGGAAATACAAAAACTATTGCTATGATGAGAGTATTCGGCTATTCACAGAAAGAATGTTGCAGGGCAATTTTAGGAGGATACAGACCGCTGTCTTATATTGGTTTTATAATCGGAACAGTATATCAGTATGGATTGCTTCGGCTTATGGTGGATATTGTATTTAAGGATGTCGCGGGTGTACCTACGTATAAATTTGACTTTCCAACTATGCTTATTTCTCTTGCTTGTTTTATCACGATTTATGAAATTATGATGTATATATATTCTGAAAAAATTAAGAAGATTTCTATCAAGGAAATTATGATTGAGTAACAGGGGAAAATACATACAAACAAAATGGATACAATGCCCTGTCTGGTGCAATAAAAACTGAACAATGATACTGGAAAATACCAAATTTAAAAGTTTCATCTGCATTGTCAGAAGTGAAAAAATATAGAATAATAGGGACAAATAAATCTAAAAGGGTTATTTGTCCCTTATTTATATTATGGCTTCGAGCCAGTTTTTCTCGTAGAGAAAAACAAGAAAACCACCAGCTATGCTGGTGGCTGACAAGGCTTTGAGCTTCCATTTCTTTTTCCTGTTATAATCTAAGTGTTCAGGTTAGATAAAGGAGGAAAAAGAAATGGCTAAAACCAGTTACAGTTTATCACATACCAAATGGATGTGCAAATATCACATAGTTTTCATACCTAAGTACCGTAGAATATAATCTATTGTTATCGAATGACGCATGATTATGGTATCAATCCTTGCGTTTTTACGGAAGAGTATGAGGCAACACCGGAGTTGTTGACTGAAGGAGGTTGTATGTTACAACTACGTAGAAATTTGAGAAAAAATTGGGCAGATAGAATAAATTCTGGAGAAGTGGATGCTTATGTTATGGCAGTTGCAGGGCATTCACATGATGGTGGTAAATGGAGAGATGATCAAGGTTTATTTATTTCTCCAAAATATAATCATTTAGTATTTGTTGCAAAAATATCTAAAGTTGATTCAATAAGGAATTATTTAAAATCAGACAGTTCAATCAATCGTCGGGATGCCTACACTTATAATTATTGTATCGATCATGAATGGTGGAATTCAAAAACTATGAATGATCCGATTATCATTTCGGAAAGATTTAAGTATTTTGGTAAGTCACCTTTAGAGTTGCCAAAAAACATTTTAGACTTTTTTCCAATGGGAAGTCGATCAAGGTTAGCAGGTAAACCATTTCCAAGGTGGAATACAAAAAATGGTTTTTATAATTCTAATGAAAGACCAGAAGATACAAAAGAACTTATGAATTACATCACAGAATTGTTCGGAGAAAAAAATGAAGTTGTAGATTTACCCTATCATCCGATGTATATAAAAGGAGAGAACTAAATGAAAGTTATCTTATCACGAAAGGGATTTGACAGTAAGGCAGGTGGCGTGCCTAATCCAATTTTACCCGATGGTACTCTTTTGTCTTTTCCAATTCCTGCAAAAATCGATCAACTAACGTATCAAGATTTACAATATGAAGGGGTAGCATATTCAGATATCTTAACACAGTTAAAGCCAAAAGATTTAAAAATAAGAGATTGGAATTGCCATCTGGATCCAGATATTAGACCAGAAGCACATCTAAATTTACCTCAAGATTGGATTGCAGGATTTGGACAAATTAATCAATCTCAGAGCTATCTAAGGAATCAAAATGTTGGAATTGGAGATCTTTTTCTCTTTTTCGGGTGGTTTAAACAAACGGAAGGCAATCCATGTGAAGGCACATTGCGATATGTAAAAGGTGCCCCAAATCTACACATTTTGTATGGTTATTTGCAAGTTGGTGAACTTATCTCGGAACAAGATACGTTAAAAAAAAAATATCAATGGCATCCACATGCTCATCCTGAACGTGCTAAGCAAAAGACAAATATGTTGTATTTACCAACTAAGGAATTATCTTTTGACAATTCTCGTAGTGGGTCCGGAGTATTCACATTCACTGAAAAAAGAATTCTTACGAAAGAAGGTTGTTCCAAAGCTATTTGGAATGAAGTAGAAGCTTTGCTTCCAACTAATATCAGTAAACGGGTTAAAAATTCAGCTAAGAAGGAAGGGATATATTACGCAGGACAATGGCAGGAGTTGGTTCTAAAAGAGAATGAGATTTCTGAAAACTGGGCTAAGAGTGTATTTTTAACGTGACTAGGCAATTAATAAGGCTTTTGTTTTTGAATTGAAGGATTTTGAGGAACTATCTGACTTTCGTAAAAACGACAATAAATAGTAAGGAACGAAGATAAAAATTATTGGTGGGAGTACAACTATTGTATTCCTGCCATTTTCATATTTTTGCAAGGGGGGTCATGTTAAAAGAGGTGTACCAATGATTTGTTTTTTATTAGTTCAGCTTCTTCAGCGGTGGTTCTGATCGTTATTTTTTATCTCTAACAAGGCCTGTTGGTGGTCTACCTCTTGGGCGCTTCTTTTCTTGTATTCGTTTACCTCTTATGATACAATATTTACAAGGATAGCAAGCGGAAGAAGTTCCGCCTGCTTTGTGAGGTTTAGAGATGTTTTATTATCTCCAAAATGATTTGGGCAACGATTGAAAGAATCTAGCTATTGCAGTAGCGAGTTCAATCAGTTTGAGATGGTAAACATCTCTTTTCTTTTGCCTTTTCAAGAGCCTCACCCCCTTTCCTTGTATGATATAAGGGGCGAAACAATTCATTAAAAAGGAAGAAGTACCAGTACATTCGGCGCAATTAGATATTATAGAAAAATAATTGGTAAGAATCTATTTACTTTAATAAAATAGTGGTTTTAATTATATAATGAGACGATAGAAAATAGGAGTGGTCTTTTGCATCACTCCTATTTTTGTACTAAATATGTTGTAGTTTTCTTATACGAATATCGGCAAATTAGTGGATTTTCATCTATGGTACTTACCTCAAAAATGAAGAAATGATCACCATTATCTCTGGACTTCTCCTTATTCAGGACAAAGTAATTCTTACGTGAAGTCGCCATTGTTTTGAGGATATCATCGGTCAGGAAGGTCAATGGAATATTCATGTTAGAGTAGCGGTAGAAGTCATGTTCAAAATCTTGGTAGCTCTCGCTGTAATAGTCCATTTGCAGGTGATTATGCTGAAACTCAAGCTGATTCATAAAGCACCTCCTCTACAAGTTCAATACTAACTATGTCTTTCAATTTCAAATTGATGTGACCTGTTGTAGTTTTTATCAAAATGAAATCCTTATTCAGACTTGGTATTGTCCCAGTGTAGTAAACACGCTTGTTTTTTTCAATCACTTGAATGCGCGTGTGTAGCTGCCCAGCGTATACTTGACTGAGGAGTAATAATTTCTTCTCTAGTGATAAATCTGACATGTACGTTACTTTGTTTGTATCATCGGAGAGTGCTGATGTATGCTCAGATAGGAAAAAGCCCATCCATTTTTGCATCTTAGTATCTTGGTACTCTCTTGCTGACTGAAATGGTAAGTATGAACGGTCAATCATTTTAATCCCTCTAATCCACCAGCGGAATGACCGCCGATAAGTTTACTGCGTTCAATATTTCTGGAACCTTCAGTTAGGACGGTTCCTTTTTGTATGGCTAAAAAGCCAAACTGTTCTCTGACAACATCAATTGCTGTCTGAAGTCTATTTTCTTTTTCAATTTGTTCTATATCATCAAAGAGTGATAGTAGAGTATTGTATTTATCAACCAAACGGTTTATACTATTATTAGTGTAAACTTGGAGGTGCTGTATGACTACGGCAGAAATGATTAAAAAACTGTGTGAGCAAATGAATATAAGTGTTTCCGAACTTGCTAGACGTATTGGACAGACACCACAAAATTTCAACAAGAAATTGAAACGAGAAACAGTAACCTTGGATGAGTTGAAAGCTATCGCAGACGTACTGGGTGTCAGGTTTGAGCAGGCATTTGTTTTACCTGATGGTGATGAGATAAAAATATCTAACTAATAAAGGAGACGGTCTAATATAATGATTATTCCGGAAAGTTACTATAAAGAGTATCTCAAAGGAAAGACAAAGGAAGAAATAATGACCGCCATCCGAGGACTTAAGCAAGAGATAGGACGTCTAAAAAGTACACTAGAAAATCCTGACTATGATGATAACGCAATTATTCATCCGGATAAGTTTACCTGCATTTACTGGACTTGTGGGTACTTGGAAAAAGCTAAAGAGATCTTAAGAGAGAATATGAAAGGGGCATTCAAATGAAAAAAAAGGATTTGATGCATGAAATTAAAAATCAATATACAGAAAAACAAGGGTATCACGATGTTACTCACACTCATCATCAAGGACATGAGTCAGTTTCACACGCTTCATGTATCACTGTAGTTCCGATCTTTAATCATTTAGAAGGAGAACAGATGGAGGAAATTATGAAAGTAACGAAATCGACCTCTTTTAAAAAAGGTGAAGTAATTTACCGAGAGGGAGATATATCCGACTGCTTATATATTGTAAGTAAAGGGAAAATTCGAATTTACCGTTTGTCTGAATCAGGAAAAGAACAATTAGTGAGAATATTAAATCCAGGCGATTTCACTGGAGAGCTTGCCTTGTTTCGCGAATCAATTCAGGAAGCATATGCAGAAGCAATGAGTGATACCGATGTATGTATGATTAGTAGAAATGATTTGCAAGAATTTTTATTAAAGTATCCTACTATATCTTTGAAGATTTTATCGGAATTCTCTAATCGATTAGAAACATCAGAAAAACAAACAACTAGATTTGCCACAGAGAAGGTAGATACTAGATTAGCACTGTTTCTTGCAGAATGTATGGAAAGCGGAGATGGTCCAATGGAAATTGAATTGCCAATGAGTAAAAAGGATTTAGCCTCTTATCTAGGAACTACTCCAGAAACTATTAGTAGAAAGTTAGCTGATCTTGAAAATGAAGGATATATAAAACAAAAATCAGGTAGAAAGATTGAGATTTTGGATTTAGATGGATTGTTGTTGGTATAGATGTGATCATATAAAGTACAATAGTAGAAAAAATATTAAAACATTTAAAAAAGACTAAACTTGATTTAGATCAATTTAATTTCGTTCAATATATAGTATTATTTAATCAAGATAAAGAAAAAATAAAATAAGAAAGAAGGAAAAAAATATGTCAAGACAATTAAATTTTAATCAAGTAAAGGAAACTCATTTAAAAACTTTAGCACAATATGTTCCAGTTGTAGCAAAAGTTCATGGTGAAAATCATCCAGAATTCTACCAGGTTCGTAAAGTATATGATGAACTTGTAAAGAAAACAAAAGATGCGGGAGTAGAAAAGCCGGACTTAAAAGAGGAATTTGTAAAATTACGTGAAATCACAAATAATTATACAGTTCCAGGTGATGTATGCGAAAGTTATGAAGCAGTATATAACATGTTAGCAGAATTAGATAAAGCATATGAAGCATAAAAGAAAATAAACAAAGCAATGAAAAGATATAAACAATCTAATAGGGAGGAGTATGAATATGCAAAAATTTATATTAGGAAGAAAAAACCATATTACAATAGTAAGTGCTATTTTAATAATAATTGCATTTGTCAGTAAATTAGGCTTCGAAAACGAACAAATAGCCATCTGGGCACTAGTAATTGCTTCAATTTTGGGAGTTTCACCTATTGCGATTCAAGCCTATCAAGCATTAAAAGTCAAAGTAGTTAGTATTGATGTTTTAGTTACCATTGCAGTAGTCGGAGCCTTTGTAATTAGAAACTACGAAGAATCAGCAATTGTTACATTTTTATTTCTATTTGGAGCTTATCTAGAACAAAGGACACTTAATAAAACACGTTCTGCAATTAAAGAATTAACTCAAATGGCACCAGAAAGTGCCTTAAAACAAGTGGGAAATGGTGAATTTGAAGAAGTAGAAATAGATGAAGTCGATGTAGGAGATATTTTACTTGTTAAAACGGGTGCAAAAATC
Protein-coding regions in this window:
- a CDS encoding Crp/Fnr family transcriptional regulator, with amino-acid sequence MHEIKNQYTEKQGYHDVTHTHHQGHESVSHASCITVVPIFNHLEGEQMEEIMKVTKSTSFKKGEVIYREGDISDCLYIVSKGKIRIYRLSESGKEQLVRILNPGDFTGELALFRESIQEAYAEAMSDTDVCMISRNDLQEFLLKYPTISLKILSEFSNRLETSEKQTTRFATEKVDTRLALFLAECMESGDGPMEIELPMSKKDLASYLGTTPETISRKLADLENEGYIKQKSGRKIEILDLDGLLLV
- a CDS encoding TetR/AcrR family transcriptional regulator; its protein translation is MPPKAKFTKAEIIEAALNIVRADGYEALTSRALGTYLGSSARPIFTVFKNMEEVQQDMIKSAKALYKEYVNKGLTAEPPFKGVGTQYILFAVNEPKLFQLLFMTEQKQIPDLSGVLPLIDESYEQILLSIQDDYKICKASGKKLYHHLWIYTHGIATLCATKMCRFTDEEISTMITEVCMSILKKLKEGENND
- a CDS encoding FtsX-like permease family protein; this translates as MLVGIKNVSKLIGISIIASCAVLVCTMFLNFYFDVRLIESEITSELSMFFYNAQVSMAKVVCLVSGGCLLLTEIVMLLFYIKHYIDMHKKELGILKALGYSNIKIAKSFWVFGISIFIGTVIGYAGAFLIMPWFYALQNEDKMLPEITINFHPSILFYFVVLPTVCFSALSVYYAWYKFKKPVLLLLKDNTQTASKTQNHRIEKSSELSFVEYLKRNTLKSKKALVFFIIFASFCFSAMTQMSFSMKDLSSEMMGVMMLVIGLVLAFTTLFLAITTVINGNTKTIAMMRVFGYSQKECCRAILGGYRPLSYIGFIIGTVYQYGLLRLMVDIVFKDVAGVPTYKFDFPTMLISLACFITIYEIMMYIYSEKIKKISIKEIMIE
- a CDS encoding iron-sulfur cluster repair di-iron protein, ric; this translates as MSRQLNFNQVKETHLKTLAQYVPVVAKVHGENHPEFYQVRKVYDELVKKTKDAGVEKPDLKEEFVKLREITNNYTVPGDVCESYEAVYNMLAELDKAYEA
- a CDS encoding helix-turn-helix domain-containing protein; this encodes MSAPTRQPPQINNLISQYIIPATTGLDIPLLICATLCKYFKERTGQTIFQYLNQYRIHKSIYLLEQTNKYMIEIALDCGYESDSYYIKQFRKQMNQTPKQYRKLFQKIK
- a CDS encoding helix-turn-helix domain-containing protein, with the translated sequence MTTAEMIKKLCEQMNISVSELARRIGQTPQNFNKKLKRETVTLDELKAIADVLGVRFEQAFVLPDGDEIKISN
- a CDS encoding ABC transporter ATP-binding protein, giving the protein MIKARNIIKSYRNGESRFQVLKDISLDIKDNDFVVILGASGSGKSTFLNVISGLEHPDSGKVFYDGKDITALSDNELTSFRKENVGFIFQQYYLLPNLSVDKNVKMGADLANNKDYKNVIRAVGLGEKLHKYPSELSGGEQQRVSIARALAKKPRVLFLDEPTGALDEQTGRQVLDYICKLQKDYDFTIVMVTHNLNIAEMANTVIKMNSGKISEIYTNEAQKTAYEIGW
- a CDS encoding DUF5960 family protein produces the protein MNQLEFQHNHLQMDYYSESYQDFEHDFYRYSNMNIPLTFLTDDILKTMATSRKNYFVLNKEKSRDNGDHFFIFEVSTIDENPLICRYSYKKTTTYLVQK